From a single Daphnia pulex isolate KAP4 chromosome 2, ASM2113471v1 genomic region:
- the LOC124188571 gene encoding probable peptidyl-tRNA hydrolase 2 encodes MWKPNEEFVDILLSMGISRNVAERALLNTGNSSAEIAATWIFDHPDLTLPDIPITVDEIEKLAGSVSLENMNGDTGSEEEDEELPEDYDGPYKMVFVVNMELGMGVGKIAAQVAHAALGLHRELIDKEMENSKECGPLSCWEDYDGERKIALKGENKQHLLDLMQKAKESGLLHYLVSDAGHTQVAPGSNTVLSIFGKESDVNEITGKLKLL; translated from the exons ATGTGGAAACCCAACGAAGAATTTGTTGACATCTTGTTATCTATGGGAATTTCCCGAAATGTTGCAGAAAGG GCACTACTCAACACAGGAAATAGCTCAGCAGAAATTGCAGCTACATGGATTTTTGATCATCCTGATCTAACTCTTCCAGACATTCCTATCACTGTTGATGAAATAGAGAAGCTTGCAG GTTCTGTATCTCTAGAAAACATGAATGGTGACACtggaagtgaagaagaagatgaggaattGCCAGAAGATTATGATGGACCATACAAAATGGTGTTTGTTGTTAACATGGAATTAGGCATGGGTGTGGGAAAAATAGCAGCACaa GTGGCCCATGCTGCATTGGGGTTACATCGTGAGCTAATtgataaagaaatggaaaacagtAAAGAATGTGGACCCTTGTCTTGTTGGGAAGACTATGATGG AGAAAGGAAGATTGCAttgaaaggagaaaacaagCAGCATCTCCTTGATTTAATGCAGAAAGCAAAAGAATCTGGTTTACTTCACTACCTTGTGAGTGATGCAGGTCACACTCAAGTGGCACCTGGCTCGAATACTGTCTTATCAATTTTTGGGAAAGAATCCGACGTAAATGAAATTACcgggaaattgaaattgttgtaa
- the LOC124188572 gene encoding nicotinamide riboside kinase 2-like: MNSLQNLRQVGRRMLTVGISGVTCGGKSSIASLLKSTFPRAKFICQDDFYFPPDESLSKEPGLPNWDSLESIDMVSMTRKVKETIDAYSNEKLPTENLLVIDGFLIFNYPPLAELCDLKYFLTLPFEECLARRRRRTSYNIPDQPTYFTEVAWPMYLVHLKEMRQEGFADQIQYLDGTIDIQENFKRILKDVQAYLDDV; the protein is encoded by the exons ATGAATTCATTACAAAATCTTAGGCAAGTTGGAAGGAGAATGTTGACAGTCGGTATATCAG GTGTAACATGTGGTGGTAAATCATCGATCGCCAGTCTGTTAAAGTCTACATTTCCAAGAGCAAAGTTCATATGCCAAGACGACTTCTATTTCCCCCCCGATGAGTCGCTATCTAAAGAGCCAGGCCTCCCCAACTGGGATTCTCTTGAGAGTATCGACATGGTTTCCATGACGCGCAAAGTGAAAGAGACTATCGACGCGTATTCAAACGAAAAACTGCCAACAGAAAACCTGCTCGTTATTGACGGATTTCTCATCTTCAACTATCCTCCACTAGCTGAACTCTGCGATTTAAAGTACTTTCTGACACTTCCGTTTGAAGAGTGCCTTGCTCGTCGCCGAAGGAGGACCTCATACAACATCCCAGACCAGCCAACATATTTCACTGAAGTAGCGTGGCCCATGTATCTTGTacatttgaaagaaatgcGTCAGGAAGGCTTCGCCGATCAAATCCAATATCTTGATGGGACGATTGACATCCAGGAAAACTTTAAACGTATCCTCAAAGATGTTCAAGCTTATCTTGATGACGTGTGA
- the LOC124188573 gene encoding uncharacterized protein LOC124188573: MRKRFFVTRLEEIAFTACYREILSNLLLCPEHRPEDRRGMNSYSSLISLNPFFSSSNIRGFVRSRLNHHLIGIMNDDIRKKFICEFNRNFYDADQKSDIWVFLDCVLDNSFTELETHVVFPKTEPNEKFVHSICNRSPSVEVLKMNFEMVSKSTPMAKLSPIISSLSSLVNLNSLSLNLLHKHHRELLNCIGISCPRLQHFCITGFRILKKDILALMLGEKLKQFPEKEMVEEEKNVILEILTEYLSPFCFTLQHLQLEDLEEKKKFRKGSEFSGLYPASVALLLRHMPNLRRIDHSGSSVSSAIKLLHQIPSANETLGSNHKNIYEASQDYTNPRLPSPFITNSPFSGIISLTSIDFVNIRDEILMKAVGRMCPHLKEVTFSELLHTDAISPDQLFSILTTEWPKVERVTLIKVSTNYRKAILRALGAQLSQLTFVSCELIDVADLISCAELEVLRIFFSSTLLLPSENPEEKYFPPEAFLPKLNRLESDICLSSRYSHLFEEKSTLTYLDLECCHVGTKASTISNWNEITKNWQRIHTLHIRQCTGLTMAGTKTLTLQLTKLKELSLPSGMLNYKDEREISYDLMNRFNKGPLKICLKFERSQSSLICSYQDQNGPYETSDEELSSGDSDESSHGFGTRNDLDAREDYGGWMDEIDVFNEDVEDFFEEYDDDEDVEDFFEENDDGEDDFLNWPYPYQVPHGQMTYYPYAYGYPTPMQGQWMGQGTWNGAGYQMPPVTSSSGNAAAPPPLPSLPPPPPPPPPPPTLSTSFEPPPPGSIKFTIPSKGSNKLQKVKQENKAPGPIQVPQYPTSPQVATSSAQQNIQNKSPEQTFSQTKGSGMPVDWPDSLRRYVERCFAMCQSSVDKDFVELILKGKITSASREGKALSKDWDNEPLPNLSRVENAVPTSGVASSLKAGTSGFNVSPMKNGVNILGSTAGGASAFRMQPNSGQDISPFKTAPSSIGISAVKPVTDTPSFKNGAASNSSNNSFKTGASILGISALKTSVGTKQNQISFQFKGQRKALYGTALRKSSSSSSTSSSRSRSRSPVGRQRSSSRSRSRSRSRSPSRSRLSPTSRSSPAKKLTKSQQKKLKKKNQNQKKSLGAAGKGGLGLGSVNRTVLGANWTSPDKLRKRQARFQVPKKTRLTTLGDSSLYREDVTGEEDWSNLLIVGTCCEVEKPFFRLTAAPDPSTVRPVHILKKALYKVKTSWVANPDYRSCCDQMKSIRQDLTVQGIRDSFTVEVYETHARLALEAADHEEFNQCQTQLKALHHELGGKNLLEFTAYRILYYIFTKSTMDLNTTMASLTREEKADDCVAHALEVRSSWALANFRRFFRLYNHAPRMSAHLMSWFADRERKLALKTLIKAYRPNIPVELVTTQLGFPTLDAWYDFSKELPIVYSDDSKAQIDCKASTANLTAW, from the exons ATgaggaaaagattttttgtcaCTCGCCTTGAGGAGATAGCTTTCACGGCGTGTTATCGTGAAATTCTCAGTAATTTACTCCTTTGTCCTGAACATCGACCTGAAGACAGACGTGGCATGAATTCTTATTCATCTCTTATTTCGCTTAACCCTTTCTTTTCTAGCTCAAATATTCGTGGATTTGTCAGAAGTCGCTTGAACCATCATCTTATTGGAATAATGAATGATGATATaaggaaaaagtttatttgtgAATTCAACAGAAACTTTTATGACGCTGATCAGAAATCAGACATTTGGGTTTTCTTGGACTGTGTTCTGGATAACAGCTTTACTGAGCTTGAAACCCatgttgtttttccaaaaacaGAGCCAAATGAAAAGTTTGTTCACAGTATTTGTAATCGCTCACCGAGTGTTGAagtattgaaaatgaattttgaaatggtGTCAAAGTCAACACCTATGGCGAAATTGAGTCCCATTATTTCATCACTGTCATCCTTGGTTAATTTAAACAGCCTTTCACTTAATCTTCTCCACAAACACCACAGGGAATTACTGAACTGCATAGGAATTTCATGTCCAAGATTGCAACATTTCTGCATCACTGGATTTCGCATTCTTAAGAAAGATATTCTTGCATTAATGCTTGGGGAAAAACTGAAACAGTttcctgaaaaagaaatggttgaagaagaaaaaaatgtcattttggAAATATTAACTGAATACCTCAGTCCATTCTGTTTCACTCTTCAACACTTGCAACTAGAAGACctagaagagaagaaaaaatttcgaaaaggCTCTGAATTCTCCGGACTTTATCCAGCTTCTGTCGCTCTGCTGTTGCGCCACATGCCGAATTTGAGGCGAATCGACCATTCTGGTTCTTCTGTCAGTTCTGCCATCAAGCTACTTCATCAAATTCCATCTGCAAATGAGACCCTTGGAagtaatcataaaaatatttatgaagCAAGCCAAGATTATACAAATCCTCGTCTTCCCTCACCATTCATTACCAATTCACCTTTCTCTG GTATAATCTCCCTAACCAGCATAGATTTTGTCAACATTCGGGATGAAATTCTGATGAAGGCCGTTGGTCGGATGTGTCCTCATTTAAAGGAAGTGACGTTCTCAGAATTGCTACATACTGATGCTATTTCACCCGATCAGCTATTCTCCATCTTAACAACGGAATGGCCCAAG GTTGAACGCGTAACTTTAATAAAAGTTTCAACGAATTATCGCAAAGCAATTCTTCGTGCCCTCGGCGCTCAATTGTCCCAGCTCACGTTTGTCTCTTGCGAGCTGATTGATGTTGCTGATCTTATCTCTTGCGCGGAATTGGAGGTTTTACGAATTTTCTTCTCATCCACGCTATTGTTACCAAGTGAAAATCCAGAGGAGAAGTACTTCCCTCCCGAGGCGTTCCTTCCAAAACTCAACCGTCTAGAAAGTGACATTTGCCTTAGTTCGAGATACTCGCAtctgtttgaagaaaaaagtactTTGACATATTTGGATCTCGAATGCTGTCATGTCGGTACAAAAGCTTCCACAATTTCGAACTGGAACGAAATAACAAAGAATTGGCAACGAATTCATACTTTGCACATTCGCCAGTGCACTGGACTTACGATGGCTGGAACTAAAACTCTCACTCTTCAGCTGACTAAGTTGAAAGAGCTGAGCCTCCCTAGTGGAATGTTGAATTATAAGGACGAAAGAGAAATCTCTTATGATTTGATGAATCGCTTCAACAAGGGGCCACTGaagatttgtttaaaatttgaacGCAGCCAATCTTCCCTAATTTGTTCATATCAGGATCAGAACGGCCCATACGAAACTTCCGATGAAGAACTAAGCAGCGGAGATTCGGATGAATCGAGCCACGGTTTTGGCACAAGGAATGATTTGGATGCGAGGGAGGATTATGGCGGCTGGATGGATGAAATTGACGTTTTCAACGAAGATGTTGAGGACTTCTTTGAAGAatacgatgatgatgaagatgttGAGGACTTCTTTGAAGAAAACGATGATGGGGAAGATGATTTTCTTAATTG GCCATACCCATACCAAGTACCACATGGACAGATGACTTATTACCCATAT GCATATGGTTATCCTACACCCATGCAAGGCCAGTGGATGGGGCAAGGCACTTGGAATGGGGCTGGATATCAAATGCCTCCTGTAACTTCTAGTTCAGGAAATGCTGCTGCTCCACCACCTTTGCCAAGTCTTCCACCAccccctccaccaccacctcctcctcctactctaTCAACTTCATTTGAACCACCCCCTCCAGGTTCCATTAAATTCACCATTCCTTCCAAAGGCAGTAATAAATTGCAGAAGGTTAAGCAAGAAAATAAGGCTCCTGGTCCCATCCAGGTTCCACAATACCCAACAAGCCCTCAAGTGGCAACCTCCAGTGCTCAACAGAACATCCAGAACAAATCTCCTGAGCAAACATTTTCACAAACTAAGGGTTCAGGGATGCCGGTTGATTGGCCAGATAGTCTACGTCGTTACGTCGAGCGATGTTTTGCCATGTGCCAGTCATCTGTTGACAAAGATTTTGTTGAACTAATTCTTAAGGGGAAAATCACCTCGGCATCAAGGGAGGGGAAAGCCCTAAGCAAAGATTGGGATAATGAACCACTTCCGAATCTGTCAAGG GTGGAAAATGCCGTTCCAACGAGTGGAGTTGCTTCTAGTCTGAAAGCAGGGACGTCTGGATTTAACGTATCTCCCATGAAAAACGGAGTTAATATTTTAGGCTCCACAGCCGGGGGAGCTTCTGCATTCAGGATGCAGCCAAATTCTGGACAGGATATCTCTCCATTCAAAACTGCGCCGAGTAGCATAGGGATTTCAGCTGTTAAACCGGTTACTGATACTCCGTCTTTCAAGAATGGAGCAGCTAGCAATTCGAGCAATAATTCCTTTAAGACGGGAGCTTCCATACTAGGAATATCCGCTTTGAAGACATCAGTTGGAACTAAACAAAACCAAATCTCGTTTCAGTTTAAGGGACAAAGAAAGGCGCTTTACGGTACTGCACTGAGgaagtcatcatcatcatcgtcaaccTCATCTTCTCGTTCACGAAGTCGTTCTCCCGTTGGTAGGCAACGTTCCAGCAGTCGCTCCAGGTCTCGGTCTCGAAGCCGTTCTCCCTCCCGTTCACGATTGTCTCCCACTAGTCGCTCTTCACCTGCAAAGAAACTCACCAAATCCCagcaaaagaaactgaaaaagaagaaccaaaaccaaaagaagTCGTTGGGTGCCGCTGGAAAAGGTGGTTTAGGTTTGGGATCGGTCAACCGAACCGTCTTGGGTGCAAATTGGACATCTCCAGACAAACTGCGTAAGCGTCAGGCTCGCTTCCAAGTGCCCAAGAAAACCCGGCTAACGACATTGGGTGACAGCAGCTTGTACAGGGAAGACGTTACTGGGGAAGAAGATTGGTCGAATTTACTTATCGTTGGTACGTGTTGCGAAGTTGAGAAGCCATTTTTTAGGTTGACTGCTGCTCCTGACCCGTCGACTGTCAGACCTGTACACATTCTGAAAAAAGCTCTTTATAAA GTTAAAACATCTTGGGTTGCTAATCCTGATTACCGGTCATGTTGTGATCAAATGAAATCCATAAGACAGGATTTGACAGTACAGGGTATTCGGGATTCCTTTACAGTTGAAGTCTACGAAACACACGCCCGTCTAGCTCTGGAGGCTGCCGACCACGAGGAATTCAATCAATGTCAGACGCAGTTAAAGGCTCTTCACCATGAATTAGGAGGAAAGAACCTACTTGAATTTACTGCCTACAGGATCCTCTACTACATTTTTACTAAGAGTACCATGG ATTTGAACACGACTATGGCCAGCTTGACTCGTGAAGAAAAGGCAGACGATTGTGTCGCTCATGCCTTAGAGGTACGTTCATCCTGGGCGTTGGCAAACTTTCGGCGTTTTTTCCGACTGTATAATCACGCTCCTCGAATGTCGGCACACTTGATGAGCTGGTTTGCCGACAGGGAGAGAAAACTTGCTTTAAAGACACTCATCAAAGC TTATCGTCCAAATATTCCGGTGGAGTTGGTGACGACGCAACTTGGATTTCCTACGTTGGACGCTTGGTACGACTTTTCAAAGGAGCTGCCTATCGTCTATTCTGATGATAGCAAAGCTCAGATTGATTGTAAAGCTAGTACTGCTAATTTGACTGCCTGGTGA
- the LOC124188567 gene encoding transcription factor Sox-10-like isoform X2, protein MDTCSYQHPSDAELASVIKMKMSLPVISSAAGSSSLHHHHSSSSSRATSIMQLAQQHLPKSDIGNAVAKVLQGYDWSLVPLASRSNPEKRDTHVKRPMNAFMVWAQEARRQLADQYPQLHNAELSKTLGRLWRVLSDDDKRPFVKQAERLRELHKQEHPDYKYQPRRRKIAGAKSSQMPLPPSSSAASSVVNAATKTRLKNHHHSSTRIQKERDSSRTGPKPSGSKLRSHSRSVMKGTASPTTPTSSSNRNTGIEANSHKISANHATVSSQSPSTATLDRRVPLTDGLVEHPHMLNSRGVTSETGCKSYSNVNGADMLCNEVSAPAADQEEYNLYFQHDASALAGVPSGIETGAFNNHVPVSTTYSHSSYPSTIPVSVASNNCMYEQHAYLDHQNGGVYLPWSHTPNNVGALLQRTYHYGNSSINGYGPPQQQQQQQQPTSPEDRSDSAQSYVSSPPSCTSLHSPVPSPAAVAAVASTNFTYSSCSSSRSNSNCNSPAGQQAQHQSSSYQELYSPRSQSVGGTMSVSQQQLEHPGTTRSATAVDANSAHYFYGHNSPVAGNSVAPNVVDGYQQHQTYLPSVPTTSSATKTSGATTTSIFSGGMESWLSYI, encoded by the exons ATGGATACGTGCTCCTATCAGCATCCATCGGATGCCGAACTGGCGTCGGTCATCAAAATGAAGATGAGTTTGCCGGTGATTTCGTCGGCCGCCGGTTCATCGTCGCTGCACCAtcaccacagcagcagcagcagccgggctACGTCCATTATGCAACTGGCTCAGCAGCATTTACCCAAGTCGGATATTGGCAATGCCGTTGCCAAGGTTTTGCAGGGCTACGACTGGAGCCTCGTCCCGCTGGCCAGCAG GTCTAACCCGGAAAAGAGGGACACTCACGTCAAGCGACCCATGAACGCGTTCATGGTCTGGGCTCAAGAAGCTCGCCGGCAATTAGCCGACCAGTACCCGCAGTTGCACAACGCCGAGTTGAGCAAAACCCTCGGCCGACTATGGAG GGTGTTGAGTGACGACGACAAGAGACCGTTTGTTAAACAGGCCGAGCGGCTACGGGAGCTTCACAAGCAAGAGCACCCCGATTACAAATATCAGCCGCGGCGACGCAAAATTGCCGGCGCCAAATCGTCGCAAATGCCTTTACCCCCGTCGAGCAGCGCCGCCAGCTCCGTGGTCAACGCTGCGACAAAAACACGCTTGAAGAATCATCACCATTCTTCAACAAG GATTCAAAAAGAGCGCGATTCATCTCGTACCGGACCCAAGCCTAGCGGTAGTAAATTAAGGAGCCACTCCCGCTCAGTGATGAAGGGGACGGCCTCGCCTACAACTCCAACGTCGTCATCGAACCGAAATACTG GAATCGAAGCGAACAGTCATAAAATTAGCGCTAATCACGCAACTGTTTCGTCACAATCGCCATCGACTGCGACATTAGATCGCCGGGTTCCTTTGACCGACGGCCTCGTCGAACACCCTCACATGCTAAACAGTCGTGGAGTGACATCAG AGACGGGTTGCAAAAGTTATTCCAATGTTAACGGTGCCGACATGTTGTGCAACGAAGTCTCGGCGCCTGCTGCCGATCAAGAAGAATACAACCTCTACTTTCAACACGATGCCTCAGCTCTTGCAGGCGTGCCTTCGGGAATTGAGACCGGAGCGTTCAACAACCACGTACCCGTCTCGACCACCTACTCTCATTCCAGCTACCCTTCCACCATCCCCGTCTCCGTCGCCTCTAACAATTGCATGTACGAGCAACACGCTTACCTGGATCATCAAAACGGAGGAGTTTACCTGCCGTGGTCTCACACGCCAAACAACGTGGGGGCCTTGCTCCAGCGGACTTACCACTACGGCAATTCCAGCATCAACGGTTACGGGCCtccgcagcagcaacagcagcagcagcaaccgacGTCACCCGAAGATCGAAGCGATTCCGCCCAATCTTACGTCTCATCTCCTCCGAGCTGCACGTCGTTGCATTCGCCGGTCCCGTCGCCAGCCGCAGTCGCTGCTGTGGCCAGCACGAATTTCACCTACAgtagctgcagcagcagccgcagcaacagcaactgcaACAGTCCCGCTGGCCAACAGGCTCAACATCAGTCCAGCAGCTACCAGGAGCTTTACTCACCG cgTTCTCAATCTGTTGGCGGAACGATGAGTGTCTCGCAACAACAGCTGGAACATCCTGGAACGACAAGAAGTGCGACGGCCGTCGACGCCAATTCTGCTCACTATTTTTACGGCCACAACTCGCCGGTAGCGGGAAATTCGGTCGCCCCTAACGTTGTGGACGGCTATCAGCAACATCAGACTTACTTACCCTCGGTGCCGACGACATCTTCGGCGACAAAGACCAGCGGAGCGACGACAACCAGCATATTTTCAGGTGGCATGGAATCGTGGCTTAGCTACATCTaa
- the LOC124188567 gene encoding transcription factor Sox-10-like isoform X1 — MDTCSYQHPSDAELASVIKMKMSLPVISSAAGSSSLHHHHSSSSSRATSIMQLAQQHLPKSDIGNAVAKVLQGYDWSLVPLASSRSNPEKRDTHVKRPMNAFMVWAQEARRQLADQYPQLHNAELSKTLGRLWRVLSDDDKRPFVKQAERLRELHKQEHPDYKYQPRRRKIAGAKSSQMPLPPSSSAASSVVNAATKTRLKNHHHSSTRIQKERDSSRTGPKPSGSKLRSHSRSVMKGTASPTTPTSSSNRNTGIEANSHKISANHATVSSQSPSTATLDRRVPLTDGLVEHPHMLNSRGVTSETGCKSYSNVNGADMLCNEVSAPAADQEEYNLYFQHDASALAGVPSGIETGAFNNHVPVSTTYSHSSYPSTIPVSVASNNCMYEQHAYLDHQNGGVYLPWSHTPNNVGALLQRTYHYGNSSINGYGPPQQQQQQQQPTSPEDRSDSAQSYVSSPPSCTSLHSPVPSPAAVAAVASTNFTYSSCSSSRSNSNCNSPAGQQAQHQSSSYQELYSPRSQSVGGTMSVSQQQLEHPGTTRSATAVDANSAHYFYGHNSPVAGNSVAPNVVDGYQQHQTYLPSVPTTSSATKTSGATTTSIFSGGMESWLSYI; from the exons ATGGATACGTGCTCCTATCAGCATCCATCGGATGCCGAACTGGCGTCGGTCATCAAAATGAAGATGAGTTTGCCGGTGATTTCGTCGGCCGCCGGTTCATCGTCGCTGCACCAtcaccacagcagcagcagcagccgggctACGTCCATTATGCAACTGGCTCAGCAGCATTTACCCAAGTCGGATATTGGCAATGCCGTTGCCAAGGTTTTGCAGGGCTACGACTGGAGCCTCGTCCCGCTGGCCAGCAG CAGGTCTAACCCGGAAAAGAGGGACACTCACGTCAAGCGACCCATGAACGCGTTCATGGTCTGGGCTCAAGAAGCTCGCCGGCAATTAGCCGACCAGTACCCGCAGTTGCACAACGCCGAGTTGAGCAAAACCCTCGGCCGACTATGGAG GGTGTTGAGTGACGACGACAAGAGACCGTTTGTTAAACAGGCCGAGCGGCTACGGGAGCTTCACAAGCAAGAGCACCCCGATTACAAATATCAGCCGCGGCGACGCAAAATTGCCGGCGCCAAATCGTCGCAAATGCCTTTACCCCCGTCGAGCAGCGCCGCCAGCTCCGTGGTCAACGCTGCGACAAAAACACGCTTGAAGAATCATCACCATTCTTCAACAAG GATTCAAAAAGAGCGCGATTCATCTCGTACCGGACCCAAGCCTAGCGGTAGTAAATTAAGGAGCCACTCCCGCTCAGTGATGAAGGGGACGGCCTCGCCTACAACTCCAACGTCGTCATCGAACCGAAATACTG GAATCGAAGCGAACAGTCATAAAATTAGCGCTAATCACGCAACTGTTTCGTCACAATCGCCATCGACTGCGACATTAGATCGCCGGGTTCCTTTGACCGACGGCCTCGTCGAACACCCTCACATGCTAAACAGTCGTGGAGTGACATCAG AGACGGGTTGCAAAAGTTATTCCAATGTTAACGGTGCCGACATGTTGTGCAACGAAGTCTCGGCGCCTGCTGCCGATCAAGAAGAATACAACCTCTACTTTCAACACGATGCCTCAGCTCTTGCAGGCGTGCCTTCGGGAATTGAGACCGGAGCGTTCAACAACCACGTACCCGTCTCGACCACCTACTCTCATTCCAGCTACCCTTCCACCATCCCCGTCTCCGTCGCCTCTAACAATTGCATGTACGAGCAACACGCTTACCTGGATCATCAAAACGGAGGAGTTTACCTGCCGTGGTCTCACACGCCAAACAACGTGGGGGCCTTGCTCCAGCGGACTTACCACTACGGCAATTCCAGCATCAACGGTTACGGGCCtccgcagcagcaacagcagcagcagcaaccgacGTCACCCGAAGATCGAAGCGATTCCGCCCAATCTTACGTCTCATCTCCTCCGAGCTGCACGTCGTTGCATTCGCCGGTCCCGTCGCCAGCCGCAGTCGCTGCTGTGGCCAGCACGAATTTCACCTACAgtagctgcagcagcagccgcagcaacagcaactgcaACAGTCCCGCTGGCCAACAGGCTCAACATCAGTCCAGCAGCTACCAGGAGCTTTACTCACCG cgTTCTCAATCTGTTGGCGGAACGATGAGTGTCTCGCAACAACAGCTGGAACATCCTGGAACGACAAGAAGTGCGACGGCCGTCGACGCCAATTCTGCTCACTATTTTTACGGCCACAACTCGCCGGTAGCGGGAAATTCGGTCGCCCCTAACGTTGTGGACGGCTATCAGCAACATCAGACTTACTTACCCTCGGTGCCGACGACATCTTCGGCGACAAAGACCAGCGGAGCGACGACAACCAGCATATTTTCAGGTGGCATGGAATCGTGGCTTAGCTACATCTaa